Proteins co-encoded in one Nicotiana sylvestris chromosome 7, ASM39365v2, whole genome shotgun sequence genomic window:
- the LOC104242702 gene encoding uncharacterized protein, producing the protein MADVVKGNRTVQQGLQLNIYPPEVRDGVKVVKLNQKKIEQQYQKWESTLIGYVIGGNPTFKEMLKFAYEVWNSVTTPTVLLHDDGYFIFIFESIEDKMHIVAKGLYTFNNRAIVLKNWELNFELDKEPMRVMPLWVTFPGLPIQYWADKNLGRIASYLEKLICTDILTSQCERISYARVLIEMDITQPLPDELNIEYPDGKIMVKIVEYEWKPKFCQECNQFGYPNGECKLEK; encoded by the coding sequence ATGGCAGATGTGGTCAAAGGCAATAGAACTGTACAACAAGGGTTACAACTCAACATTTATCCACCTGAGGTGAGGGATGGAGTTAAAGTTGTGAAGCTGAATCAGAAAAAAATAGAGCAGCAATACCAAAAATGGGAATCAACACTCATAGGGTACGTTATAGGAGGAAATCCTACTTTCAAAGAGATGCTGAAATTTGCATATGAGGTGTGGAACTCAGTTACTACTCCTACGGTATTATTACATGATGATGGTTATTTCATATTTATATTTGAGTCAATTGAGGACAAAATGCATATTGTGGCAAAAGGACTATATACTTTCAATAATAGAGCAATAGTACTGAAGAATTGGGAGCTAAATTTCGAGCTTGATAAAGAGCCTATGCGTGTGATGCCACTGTGGGTCACCTTTCCAGGCTTACCTATTCAATATTGGGCAGACAAAAATCTGGGAAGAATTGCAAGTTATTTGGAAAAACTTATATGCACTGACATACTAACATCACAATGTGAAAGAATATCCTATGCTCGTGTGTTGATAGAAATGGATATAACACAGCCACTACCAGATGAACTGAATATAGAGTATCCTGATGGTAAAATTATGGTGAAAATAGTAGAGTATGAATGGAAGCCAAAATTTTGTCAAGAGTGCAACCAATTTGGGTATCCTAATGGGGAATGTAAACTGGAAAAATAG